A part of Thiohalorhabdus sp. Cl-TMA genomic DNA contains:
- a CDS encoding DUF72 domain-containing protein has protein sequence MSDHEAPRIRIGTSGWQYDHWRGPFYPQDLPKNAFLEYYAERFAATEINSFFYGLPKEETVRKWREGVPDGFRFAVKASRYITHMKKLKDPGPSLERFWERAEALGSRLGPVLFQLPPNWKVNADRLRQFLEALPRGPEYTFELRDPSWFDARVYELLQEHGAAFCIYELGETASPLQVTADFVYVRLHGPEEEYAGSYGDEALQAWGQRLREWQDQGKAAYVFFDNDEAGHAARNALRLREMLSGGT, from the coding sequence ATGAGCGACCACGAAGCCCCTCGAATCCGCATCGGCACCTCCGGCTGGCAGTACGACCACTGGCGGGGGCCCTTCTATCCCCAGGATCTGCCCAAGAACGCCTTCCTCGAATACTACGCGGAGCGGTTCGCCGCCACGGAGATCAACAGCTTCTTCTACGGCCTTCCGAAGGAGGAAACCGTCCGCAAATGGCGGGAGGGCGTGCCCGATGGATTCCGGTTCGCCGTGAAGGCCAGCCGCTACATTACCCATATGAAGAAGCTCAAGGACCCCGGTCCCAGCCTGGAGCGGTTCTGGGAGCGGGCCGAGGCCCTGGGGAGCCGGCTGGGCCCGGTGCTGTTCCAGCTTCCGCCCAATTGGAAGGTCAACGCGGACCGGCTTCGGCAGTTCCTGGAGGCCTTGCCCAGAGGGCCCGAATACACCTTCGAGCTCCGCGATCCCAGCTGGTTCGATGCGCGGGTGTACGAGCTGCTCCAGGAGCACGGCGCGGCCTTCTGCATCTACGAGCTTGGTGAGACGGCCAGCCCCCTGCAAGTGACCGCTGACTTTGTCTACGTTCGTCTGCACGGGCCCGAGGAGGAATACGCCGGGAGCTACGGGGATGAGGCCCTGCAAGCGTGGGGCCAGCGGCTCCGGGAATGGCAGGATCAGGGGAAAGCCGCTTATGTGTTCTTCGACAACGATGAAGCGGGACACGCGGCCCGCAATGCCCTGCGGCTCCGTGAGATGCTGAGCGGGGGCACATGA
- a CDS encoding phosphoribosyltransferase gives MYRDRAQAGERLAALLGERGIQGDIVLAVPRGGLPVGRVVADALGIPLDIVVARKMGAPGNPELAIGAVASDGSVWRNQGLIQQLGVDDAYLEEARQREAANAREKFDRYRGDHPDPELAGKTVLIVDDGVATGATTVACIRLAYSQGARRVVLAIPVAPPESIRRLEREVDVVIAAETPEWFMAVGQFYSEFGQVSDEEAMQYLTPGKR, from the coding sequence GTGTACCGCGACAGAGCGCAGGCCGGCGAGCGGCTGGCGGCCCTGCTTGGCGAGCGGGGCATACAGGGCGATATCGTACTGGCGGTTCCGCGCGGCGGACTGCCGGTGGGCCGCGTGGTCGCGGACGCCCTGGGCATTCCGCTGGATATCGTGGTGGCCCGCAAGATGGGCGCTCCGGGCAATCCCGAGCTGGCCATCGGTGCGGTGGCCAGCGACGGCAGCGTATGGAGGAACCAGGGGCTGATCCAGCAGCTTGGCGTGGATGACGCCTACCTGGAGGAGGCCCGGCAGCGGGAGGCGGCCAACGCCCGGGAGAAGTTCGACCGCTACCGCGGGGACCACCCCGACCCAGAGCTGGCGGGCAAGACAGTACTGATCGTGGACGACGGCGTGGCTACCGGGGCCACCACCGTGGCCTGCATCCGTCTGGCCTACAGCCAGGGCGCCCGGCGCGTGGTGCTGGCCATCCCGGTGGCGCCTCCGGAGAGCATTCGGCGTCTGGAGCGGGAGGTGGACGTGGTGATCGCGGCGGAGACGCCGGAGTGGTTCATGGCCGTGGGGCAGTTCTACTCCGAATTCGGCCAAGTGTCGGACGAGGAGGCGATGCAGTATCTGACCCCCGGCAAGCGCTAG